The Anaerolineae bacterium genome contains a region encoding:
- a CDS encoding DUF1998 domain-containing protein, producing the protein MGRASPAFCEPGAPFRPQAGTRPHRPPHRPLLPGPLGAQSDRSLWLSVLYTLLEGTSEALGVPREDLNGTLYPYPQSPSPALVLFDDVPGGAALVQRILDDPVPVFRAAWRRVTRCECGEETSCYQCLRNYYNQFCHDQLRRGLAQDFLANLLTQNPL; encoded by the coding sequence GTGGGCCGAGCCAGCCCCGCCTTTTGCGAACCCGGAGCGCCCTTCCGGCCGCAAGCAGGAACCCGTCCACACCGACCCCCGCACCGGCCGCTCCTGCCGGGGCCGCTGGGCGCGCAGTCCGATCGGAGCCTCTGGCTCTCCGTTCTCTACACCCTGCTGGAAGGGACCAGCGAGGCTCTGGGCGTGCCGCGTGAAGACCTCAACGGTACCCTCTACCCCTACCCTCAGAGCCCCAGCCCGGCGCTGGTCCTCTTTGACGACGTCCCCGGCGGCGCCGCGCTGGTCCAGCGAATCCTGGATGACCCTGTGCCCGTCTTCCGGGCCGCCTGGCGTCGGGTGACCCGCTGCGAGTGCGGCGAGGAGACCAGTTGCTACCAGTGCCTGCGCAACTACTACAACCAGTTCTGCCATGATCAGCTCCGCCGAGGCCTGGCGCAGGATTTCTTGGCCAATTTATTAACTCAGAATCCACTCTGA
- a CDS encoding FIST C-terminal domain-containing protein produces the protein MNPCAAVGISRQADSQRAGMEAATEALSSLGGQADGLILFISDCYDPLAVLQGVRSITGSIPLIGSCATGIITPSGIHTDVVALMALRSDTLRVALATTEGAMDSPRLAGERLAETLLQRLPVNDTERPHAVVLVLEKFVSPLTAEVIQGATDVLGPLCPLIGGADGHHFRFMNDQLVSNELVAALLCSSRPIGIGVAHGWTPCMRPLIVTRSVGNIIYELDGQPAFEVYRQLWAQEAPGLTPERFPAFAAAHPFGLPQASGEYLIRDPYLVHPNGAIECAAVVPEHSVAHIMSGEKEALLAAAQAAAARAMDGLAGHPPVAAVIFDCISRLQYLREEAITEIENIRDVIGRETPLIGMFSYGEIAPPPDSGLTVLHNKTVAICVLA, from the coding sequence ATGAACCCCTGTGCTGCAGTCGGAATAAGCCGCCAAGCGGACTCGCAGCGGGCGGGCATGGAAGCCGCAACCGAGGCCTTGTCTAGCCTGGGTGGTCAAGCCGATGGGCTGATCTTGTTCATCTCGGATTGCTATGATCCATTAGCGGTGTTACAGGGCGTCCGCTCTATCACGGGCTCTATCCCCCTGATTGGCTCCTGCGCCACCGGGATCATCACGCCTTCGGGCATTCACACCGATGTTGTAGCATTGATGGCGTTGCGCTCAGATACACTGCGCGTGGCCCTCGCTACTACCGAGGGCGCGATGGACTCTCCACGGCTCGCCGGCGAGCGGCTGGCCGAGACCCTGCTCCAACGTCTGCCAGTAAATGATACGGAAAGGCCCCACGCGGTCGTGCTCGTCCTGGAGAAATTCGTCTCCCCTCTCACGGCCGAGGTGATCCAAGGCGCAACGGATGTGTTAGGACCTCTGTGTCCGCTGATCGGCGGCGCTGACGGCCATCACTTCCGGTTTATGAACGATCAGCTCGTCTCCAATGAACTCGTGGCTGCTTTGCTGTGCTCGTCTAGGCCCATCGGCATCGGTGTGGCACACGGGTGGACTCCCTGTATGCGTCCGCTGATCGTCACGCGCTCCGTTGGCAACATCATCTACGAACTGGACGGCCAGCCTGCCTTTGAGGTGTATCGGCAACTATGGGCCCAGGAAGCCCCCGGGCTGACCCCCGAACGGTTCCCCGCTTTCGCAGCAGCTCATCCCTTCGGACTGCCTCAGGCGAGCGGTGAGTACCTGATCCGTGACCCGTATCTAGTGCATCCGAATGGAGCCATTGAGTGTGCAGCCGTGGTGCCTGAACACTCTGTGGCCCACATAATGAGTGGTGAGAAAGAGGCACTTCTAGCAGCCGCACAGGCCGCCGCAGCGCGCGCGATGGATGGCCTAGCGGGACATCCGCCCGTAGCCGCCGTGATCTTCGATTGCATCTCTCGACTGCAATATCTGCGCGAGGAGGCCATCACCGAGATCGAGAACATCCGAGATGTGATCGGACGTGAGACCCCCCTGATCGGCATGTTCAGTTACGGCGAGATCGCGCCTCCGCCGGACTCGGGGCTCACTGTGCTGCACAACAAAACCGTGGCGATTTGCGTGCTAGCCTAG
- a CDS encoding response regulator — protein sequence MEALDRVTELALLYEISAIPARLRDLQQVAELAVDKATRLLGNDLAVLYLYDPITDAFRPQASRGIHRSRLADWKPADIADELAQALAARRLLLWHRTDGVEIPFPAPAPCAIQAAIFVPISEGGKVIGLLCAARLKDRPFTLAEQSLFSVLANRIASAMENIRLFAEAQKTARKMQALYEASQALASSMDEEAIIRAILEAVYKAMGCEHLIVSLVDEQAGVIESRHGIWHGEYDVFPEWIRMSRYPLDHPDILTDIYRTGRTEVIGEWDDRFNREIWEKFGHERLLRIFMPIKIRDRVLGVIEVGYDKQQKRQISEEEIQTLAAFVDQAAAALENARLLREAQETARRLAKERNLLRTLIDNLPDHIYIKDAQSRFVLINNALTQYIGISTPDELIGKTDFDLLPREVAARFYAEEQEIIRSGHPLVDRERQSVLSPGNHPRWLLVTKVPLRDEHGEIIGIVGINKDITERKQMEEALAREQHLLQVLMDNVPDHIYFKDRESRFIKINQSLAQWFGLSDPAQAIGKTDFDFFTEEHARQAYEDEQKILQTGQPLLGIEEKETWPDRPETWVLTSKMPLRDREGRIIGTFGISRDITERKRMEEELRVAKEAAEAAARAKSEFLANMSHEIRTPLNAIIGMTSLLLDTPLSAQQREFAETIRTSSDALLALINDILDFSKIEAGKLELETSPFDLQLCIEEALDLVAPQAMAKGLELAYLVHNGTPISLIGDVARLRQVLVNLLSNAVKFTDHGEVVVEVTIDKEHLPTIQSRLTAAGGSPVSLHFSVRDTGIGIPQDQQARLFQSFTQLDASITRKYGGTGLGLAICKRLVEMMGGKIWVESEPGKGSTFHFTIAVQSAPAQLRRYRVQDPSLRGKRVLIVDDNPTNRRILTLQTQAWGMIPTPAASGQEALSFLRQGLAFDLAILDMQMPEMDGVTLAREIRKLLSGQALPLIMLTSLGSRGQAELSEEFAAYLVKPIKPSQLYDTLQAVLARAIPSPRVSTTAPSILPADRPLYILLAEDNLINQRVTLRLLERLHHRADVAANGFEVLEALQRQPYEVILMDVQMPEMDGLETTRWIRQRFPPERQPYIIALTANALQGDRERCLEAGMDDYLAKPIRLEDLAHALQRVPARVERPTEPTINREALQRFHEMMGEDSDALGDLIDGFLTEAPRLLEQIHQALATGEASVLQRAAHTLKSNAALFGAETLATLCREVELLAKEGTLVRVEDKISRIEQEWRRVQLALKEEASVHKR from the coding sequence ATGGAAGCGCTTGACCGTGTAACCGAACTCGCCCTGCTGTACGAGATCTCCGCCATCCCAGCTCGGCTACGGGACCTCCAGCAGGTGGCGGAGTTGGCGGTGGACAAGGCGACGCGTCTGCTCGGGAACGACCTCGCCGTCCTCTACCTATATGACCCGATAACCGACGCGTTCCGACCGCAGGCTTCTCGTGGAATCCATCGCTCCCGGCTCGCCGACTGGAAGCCGGCCGACATAGCCGATGAGCTGGCACAAGCTCTGGCCGCTCGACGCCTCCTACTTTGGCATCGTACGGATGGCGTGGAGATACCATTCCCAGCGCCGGCGCCCTGCGCGATCCAGGCGGCCATCTTCGTCCCCATCAGCGAGGGCGGTAAAGTGATAGGGTTGCTCTGTGCAGCTCGGCTGAAAGACCGCCCCTTCACGCTAGCCGAGCAATCGCTGTTCAGCGTGCTGGCCAACAGGATCGCCAGTGCTATGGAAAACATTCGGCTCTTTGCCGAGGCACAGAAGACCGCGCGGAAAATGCAGGCCCTCTACGAGGCAAGCCAAGCCCTCGCCTCCTCGATGGATGAAGAGGCGATCATTCGCGCCATCCTCGAAGCCGTGTACAAGGCCATGGGATGCGAACACCTGATCGTGTCGCTGGTGGACGAACAGGCCGGCGTCATTGAAAGCCGGCATGGCATCTGGCATGGCGAATACGACGTCTTCCCCGAATGGATCCGGATGAGCCGCTATCCCCTCGATCATCCCGATATCCTGACCGACATCTATCGCACTGGGCGCACCGAGGTGATCGGCGAGTGGGATGATCGCTTCAATCGGGAAATCTGGGAGAAGTTCGGGCACGAACGGCTGTTGCGCATCTTCATGCCGATCAAAATACGCGATCGCGTCCTGGGCGTCATCGAGGTCGGATACGACAAGCAGCAGAAAAGGCAGATCAGCGAGGAGGAGATCCAGACGCTGGCTGCCTTCGTGGACCAGGCGGCTGCTGCGCTGGAGAACGCTCGGCTGCTCCGGGAGGCTCAGGAGACTGCGCGCCGGCTAGCCAAAGAGCGCAACCTGTTGCGCACCTTGATTGATAACTTACCTGATCACATCTATATCAAAGACGCCCAAAGCCGGTTTGTGCTCATCAACAACGCGCTGACGCAATACATAGGAATAAGCACGCCGGATGAGCTCATCGGGAAGACCGATTTCGATTTGTTGCCTAGAGAGGTAGCAGCTCGGTTCTACGCCGAAGAGCAGGAGATCATCCGCTCCGGACATCCTCTAGTGGACCGAGAACGACAGTCCGTCCTATCTCCAGGGAACCATCCACGGTGGCTTCTGGTCACCAAAGTCCCGCTCCGTGACGAGCACGGTGAGATCATAGGTATTGTGGGTATCAACAAAGACATCACCGAGCGTAAGCAAATGGAGGAGGCGCTGGCCCGGGAACAGCATCTCCTACAGGTCCTCATGGACAACGTCCCGGACCACATTTACTTCAAAGATCGCGAGAGCCGCTTTATCAAGATCAACCAGTCCCTCGCCCAATGGTTTGGCCTAAGCGATCCGGCGCAGGCGATCGGGAAGACCGACTTCGACTTTTTCACTGAGGAACACGCCCGTCAGGCATACGAGGACGAACAGAAGATCCTCCAGACCGGCCAGCCTTTGCTGGGCATAGAGGAAAAAGAGACGTGGCCCGATCGGCCGGAGACATGGGTTTTGACGAGCAAGATGCCCCTGCGCGACCGGGAGGGGCGAATCATCGGGACATTTGGCATCTCACGGGACATCACCGAGCGCAAACGAATGGAGGAGGAGCTGCGAGTAGCCAAGGAGGCGGCAGAAGCAGCGGCGCGCGCCAAGTCTGAGTTCCTGGCCAACATGTCCCACGAGATCCGCACCCCCCTCAACGCCATCATCGGCATGACCAGCCTGCTCTTGGACACCCCTCTCTCCGCCCAACAGCGGGAGTTCGCCGAGACCATCCGCACCTCCTCTGACGCTCTCCTCGCCCTTATCAACGACATCCTTGACTTCTCCAAGATCGAGGCGGGGAAGCTCGAACTGGAGACATCTCCCTTTGACCTTCAACTTTGCATCGAGGAAGCACTCGATCTAGTGGCTCCCCAGGCCATGGCTAAGGGGTTGGAGCTGGCTTACCTGGTCCACAACGGCACCCCTATCTCTCTCATTGGCGACGTGGCCCGGCTACGCCAGGTCTTGGTCAACCTCCTCTCCAACGCCGTCAAATTCACCGATCACGGCGAGGTCGTGGTCGAGGTCACAATCGACAAGGAGCACTTGCCAACCATTCAGAGCAGGCTCACAGCGGCCGGGGGCTCGCCGGTCTCTCTGCACTTCTCCGTTCGCGACACCGGCATCGGCATCCCACAGGATCAACAGGCCCGGCTGTTCCAATCCTTCACCCAGCTAGACGCTTCCATTACCCGCAAGTACGGCGGGACAGGGCTGGGATTGGCGATCTGCAAACGACTGGTGGAGATGATGGGCGGGAAGATCTGGGTGGAGAGCGAGCCCGGCAAGGGATCTACCTTCCACTTCACCATCGCCGTGCAATCCGCCCCTGCCCAGCTTCGCCGCTACCGTGTCCAGGACCCATCTCTGCGGGGCAAGCGGGTGTTGATCGTGGACGACAACCCCACCAACCGGCGCATCCTTACGCTGCAGACGCAAGCATGGGGGATGATCCCCACCCCGGCCGCCTCTGGCCAGGAGGCCCTCTCCTTCCTGAGGCAAGGGCTTGCATTCGATCTGGCGATCCTGGACATGCAAATGCCGGAGATGGACGGGGTGACCTTAGCCCGGGAGATCCGGAAACTGCTGAGCGGACAGGCTCTGCCGCTGATCATGCTCACCTCGTTAGGAAGCCGAGGGCAGGCCGAGTTGTCCGAGGAGTTCGCAGCTTATCTGGTTAAGCCCATCAAGCCTTCCCAGCTCTACGATACCTTGCAGGCGGTGTTAGCTCGCGCTATTCCATCCCCACGGGTTTCCACCACTGCGCCTTCTATCCTGCCCGCCGATAGACCGCTCTATATTCTGCTGGCGGAGGACAATCTGATCAACCAAAGGGTCACCTTGCGCCTTTTAGAACGCCTGCATCACCGTGCGGACGTAGCGGCGAACGGGTTCGAGGTACTGGAGGCGTTACAACGGCAGCCGTATGAGGTGATCCTGATGGACGTGCAGATGCCGGAGATGGACGGGCTGGAGACAACCCGCTGGATCCGTCAACGCTTTCCTCCGGAGCGACAGCCGTACATCATCGCGCTGACGGCCAACGCCTTACAAGGAGATCGAGAGAGGTGCCTGGAGGCGGGGATGGACGATTACTTGGCTAAGCCGATTCGGCTGGAGGACTTGGCCCATGCGCTGCAACGGGTGCCGGCCCGGGTGGAGAGGCCAACGGAACCCACCATCAACCGTGAGGCATTACAGCGCTTCCACGAGATGATGGGGGAGGACTCCGATGCCCTGGGTGACCTGATTGACGGCTTCCTCACCGAGGCTCCCAGGCTGCTGGAGCAGATCCATCAAGCTCTGGCCACCGGCGAAGCCTCTGTGCTACAGCGGGCGGCCCACACGCTGAAGTCCAATGCAGCCTTGTTTGGGGCTGAAACCCTGGCGACCCTCTGTAGAGAGGTGGAGCTGTTGGCTAAGGAGGGGACACTTGTGAGGGTAGAGGACAAGATCAGCCGGATCGAGCAAGAGTGGCGGAGGGTGCAACTGGCTTTAAAGGAAGAGGCCAGCGTGCATAAGCGGTAA